Below is a genomic region from Pseudomonas frederiksbergensis.
TAATGCCGCCATCGAAGCCGCTCGCGCCGGTGAGGCCGGGCGTGGCTTTGCGGTGGTCGCCGATGAGGTGCGTGCACTGGCCAGTCGCACTCAGCAAAGCACTCAGGAGATCCAGGGCATGATCGACCGCTTGCAAGCCGGTACACAATCGGCGGTCGACGCCATGCGCCGCTCCAGCGAGGCGGGTGACGGCACCTCGGCACAGGCCAATCAGGCGGGCGCTTCGCTGGACGCCATGGCCCAGTTGATCGGCACTATCAATTCGATGAACGCACAGATCGCCAGTGCCGCCGAAGAGCAAACCGCCGTGGCCGAAGAGATCAACCGCAGCGTGCATCAGATCGCTGCGGCAGTGGACAGCGTCGCCGACGAAACCCAGCTCGGCGCGCAAACCTCCCGCAGCCTGGCGGATTTGGGCCAGCGGTTGGGCAAATTGGTAGGGCAGTTCAGGATCTGATCGGCAGACGAAATCCGTAGGAGCGGATTAGGTTTCAGTTTCCTCGCACATCCCGCATCAATAGCCCGAACTTCAAATCCACCGCGTCCGGAATCGGCAAATACACGGTGTGCCCG
It encodes:
- a CDS encoding methyl-accepting chemotaxis protein, with protein sequence MERQRHETDQVATAINEMSAAAQEVAKSAQGAAVAAQQTDEEGQAAKRVVAGSISQIHALVKDIRSSGVSLDSLQQDVSSIVSVLGVIRSIADQTNLLALNAAIEAARAGEAGRGFAVVADEVRALASRTQQSTQEIQGMIDRLQAGTQSAVDAMRRSSEAGDGTSAQANQAGASLDAMAQLIGTINSMNAQIASAAEEQTAVAEEINRSVHQIAAAVDSVADETQLGAQTSRSLADLGQRLGKLVGQFRI